Sequence from the Aquimarina sp. Aq107 genome:
CATCTATGAACTTACGACGAGTATCGCTTCCATCAGTAATAAGATCTCTATCCGCAGGAGAAATAATGACTAGAGGAAGAAAACCAATGTGCTCACTAAAAGTATCATATGCCTTACCGTTTCTTTTAATTACTTTCTTTTGTCCTCGTTTAGCACTTACAATTACTTTTTCTTCTCTATCAGATTTTTCATAGCGTCCTTCTACCACGAAAAAATCAGTGCCATGTTTAATATTTTGACCAGTAATAGGATTAAAATAACTTTTTCCGAAAGATAAATGATAGATAGCATCCAGAATATTAGTTTTTCCCACTCCATTGTGTCCAACAAGGCAATTAATCTTAACATCAAAATCGAAATTCTCCGATTCAAAATTTTTGTAATTGATTAAAGAAAGTGATTTTAGAATCATAAATTACTGATCGTCAGCAAGTAGCGACTTTTTAGAAATTCTCAAATAAGAAGTGCAAAATATTGAAAAATAACAAATATTTTCGCTTTTAATTATGAATAAAAATTTTATTTTTGCCGTTCATTAAATATAATTTATGGCAACTTATAAGAAACGAGGATACAAACCAAAAAATAAAGCAGAAGAGGTAGAGCAATTAGAAGACAATTCTACAACTGCTGAAGTATTTAATACTTTGGATGAAGGTGCTTCCCGAACTGAAGAATGGGTTGCTGCTAATCAAAAATATATATTTATCATTGTTGGTGCTATTGCTGCCGTAGTGTTAGGATATCTTGGGTATCAAAAATATATTCAAGAGCCTAAAGAATTAGAGGCTTCTAATGAAATGTTCAAAGCACAACAATATTTTGATAATGCAGTAAATGGAAACACTACTGTTAGTGATTCTTTATATACGTTAGCTCTTAATGGAGGAGAAGGGAAATATGGATTCTTAGAGATCATCGAAAATTATGGTGGTACTAAGGCAGCCAATCTAGCGAATTACTATGCAGGATTCTCTTACCTGAATATGAAAAAGTATCAGGAAGCTATTGATCATCTAGATAAGTTTAAGAGTGATGACGAAATGTTAGGTCCACTAGCATTAGGAGGAATAGGTGATGCTTTTGCTCAATTAGATCAGATGGGAGAAGCGTTATCGTATTATGAAAGAGCAGCAAAAGCTAAGAATAATGAGTTTACTACTCCTAAGTTTTTATTAAAAGCTGCTGTAACTGCAATATCTTTAGGGAAACCAGAATTAGCAGTTACTTATTTAGAAAGAATTAAAGAAGAGTTTTCTAAAAGTGTAGAGGCTAATCAGGCGGATGTACATTTAGGAAGAGCTCAAGGAATGCTTAAGTAGTTCATAGTCTTTGGTTCATAGGTTTTGCAGTAGTATTAGATTACGGTAAAAACTATCAACTTTTCAATAATAAACCATTAACTAAAAATGGCTACAGAAAATAAAAATTTATCTCAGTACGATAAAACAACAATCCCAAACTCGAAAAATTTTCGGTTTGGGATTGTTGTTTCTGAATGGAATGAAACCATTACCGAAGGTCTTTTTCAAGGTGCGTTTGACGCATTGATAGATTGTGGAGCTATCAAGGATAATATTGTACGATGGAATGTTCCTGGTAGTTTTGAGCTTATCTATGGGTGTAAGAAAATGCAGGAATCATATGATATGTTAGATGCCGTAATTGCAATTGGGAGTGTAATTCAGGGAGAAACTAAGCACTTTGATTTTGTATGTGATGGTGTTACTCAAGGGATTAAAGACTTAAATATCCAAAATGATATTCCTGTTATATTTTGTGTACTTACAGATAATAATATGCAACAATCTATTGATAGGTCTGGAGGTAAACACGGAAATAAAGGAACAGAAGCGGCTATTGCTGCTATAAAAATGGCTCAATTGCGTAAAGATGCAAAGTTTTAATTGATCTTAAGTGTACCTGCTTATATCATTATATCCTTTTCTTAATTTAAAAACGGCATCATACTTGCTGTTCATATTTTCAATGTTATTGTAATGCTAAAAGCTTTAGATTACTATGCATTTTAAGTATATTTGAATAATATAAAAAGAAAGGAGCATCACGTGAAATTAAGTATCCCTAAAAGAAAAACGAATCGCAGATATAATTATACTCCCCGATATTATAAGGGAAAGAGTGATGGTAATATCTATGATTTCGAAAATAGAATTACTAAATATCGTGATACCAGAAATGCAATTGACTTTGGATCTCAATGGAGTGAAGATCGAAAAGCTAGTAGAAACAGAGGCAATAGAGAGATAAATAAAAGAGTCATTTATATCGCATTTGTGTTAATCTTCATTTTTTTATATTTAATTGATTTCGATTTATCCATATTTACTGCCCGACAATAAATGTCAGATATCATACAACTATTACCGGATCACGTAGCCAATCAAATAGCTGCCGGAGAGGTAGTGCAGAGGCCCGCTTCTGTAGTAAAAGAACTATTAGAAAATGCCATTGATGCTAAGGCTGCGCATATCAAATTAATTATTAAAGAGGCTGGTAAAACACTTATTCAGGTAATTGATGATGGAGTTGGCATGAGTGTGACAGATGCACGACTTAGTTTTGAGCGTCATGCTACTTCAAAAATTAAATCAGCAGAAGACCTTTTTCAATTAAATACAAAAGGATTTAGAGGAGAAGCACTTGCTTCAATTGCAGCTATAGCTCATGTTGAGTTAAAGACTAAACAGGAAAATGATGAGGTTGGAACTGAAATAAAGATAGAAGGGAGTGAAGTAACCTCGCAGGAGGTTTGTGTTACTTCTAAAGGAACTTCTATATGTGTTAAGAACTTGTTTTATAATATTCCGGCAAGACGCAATTTTTTAAAATCAAATACAGTAGAACTTCGGCACATAATTGATGAATTTCATCGAGTAGCTATGGTACATCCAGATATTAAGTTTGATATGTATCATAATGGTAGTGAGGTTTTTAGTTTGCCAGCAGCAAATCATCGCCAGAGAATAGTACACATTTTTGGAGGAAAAACGAATGAGAAATTGGTTCCAATCGATGAAGAAACCGATTTAGTAAGCATTACCGGGTTTGTTTGTAAACCTGAATATGCCAAAAGAACTAGAGGCGAACAATTCTTTTTCGTCAATAATAGGTTTATAAAAAGTGCATACCTTAATCATGGAGTAAATTCAGCTTTCGAAGGATTGTTAAAAGAAAAAACACATCCTAGTTATTTTATTTATCTCACAGTGGATCCAACATCTATAGATATTAATATTCATCCAACAAAAACTGAAATTAAGTTTGATGATGAGCATGCGTTATATGCAATGCTACGTTCTACAATTAAACACAGTTTAGGGCAATTTAATGTAGCTCCTGTTTTGGATTTTAATAGAGATTCTTCTATGGATACTCCATATGAGTATAAAAGCAAAATGGCCCAAACACCGACTATAGAAGTAGACAGAAGTTTTAACCCGTTTAAGGAAGATAAAAAAGAGGATTCATCTTTTTCATCTACAAAGAATTATAATAATTTTAAAAAGGAATCAGCTGGTAGTTGGGAAAATTTATATGCTGGTTTGGATACGACAGAAATACCATCTAAACAGACAGAGAGTGAGTTTTCCTCTATTCAATTTGAGAGCTCCGAAGTAACAGGTTCGTTATTTGATGAAGCTCAGGAGACAGAATTAGAGCACAATACTACATACCAGTTAAGAAGGAAGTATATTATTACTACTATTAAAAGTGGAATGGTAATAATTCACCAAAATAGAGCGCATCAGCGGGTACTTTATGAAGAGGTACTGCGTAACATTACTATGGCGAGTGCCGTTAGTCAGCAATTGCTATTTCCATTAAAATTGTCTTTTTCTAAGCAAGAAATACAATTATTAAAAGAGGTTCAAGAACAGTTAGAAAACACAGGGTTTGTTTTTGGAGAAATTACAGATGGAGAGGTTTCAATATCTGGTATCCCTACAGTTACTACAGAAAGTGAAGTTTCGGTGCTGTTAGAAAAATTAATCAGTGATATAGAGCAAGAAGTTCCAGATAGTGGATTCTCATTAACCGATCTTCTAGCAAGATCTATTTCGGGAAGTATTGCAGTAAGAACTGGTGTTAATTTAGGAAAAGAGCAATTACAACATATAGTAAACAGTCTTTTTGCTTGTACAGAACCAACAATAACACCAGATAATAAGCCAACATTCATCACGTTAACAGTAGATGATATAGATAAAAAATTTTAAGAGTACATGGGGAGAATTACAGATACAGTAAAAACTTTATTAATAATTAATGTTATCTTTTTTATAGGTGCATTAACTCTCGGAGATGCAGCTTTTAGGTTATTTGCATTGTGGTTTCCGAAAAATGATAACTTCCAGATATGGCAGATTATTACGCATATGTTTATGCATAGCCAGTCGACATTTACACATATTCTTTTTAATATGTTTATGTTATATATGTTTGGAAGTCACTTAGAAAATTCGGTCGGACAGAAAAAGTTTTTGTTTTTATATTTTTCATCCGGACTAGGTGCAGCAGGTTTACAAATTTTGTTTACATATATTCAGTTTTTACCTGGTTATCAAGCGTATCAGGAAGCAGGATTTACAGTTTTAGAGATAAAAGAATTTTTGAATAACACATTGGCAACAGGGAAGTATACGGTATATCCAAATATTCCTCAAGAAGTAACTGAACAAATGATTGGTTCATACTTAACTCCTATGGTTGGTGCTTCTGGAGCTATTTCAGGAGTTATAGTTGCTTTTGCTGTATTATACCCTAATTTGCCATTATATCTTATGTTTATTCCAGTGCCGATAAAGGCTAAGTATATGGTTGCAGGATACTTTGCTTTAGACTTATTTGGAGGAATAACCGGTCAAAGTATTTATGGGGCAACGAATGTTGCTCATTGGGCGCATATTGGTGGAGCAGTTATAGGGTTTATTACAATGTGGTACTGGAAAAAGAATTCGTTTAATCAAAATCGTTGGAATTGATGTCACAGATAGACGATTTAAAATTGAAGTTTAGGAGTTTTTCGATTATTGAAAAATTGATAACGATTAATGTTGTTGTATTTGTATCGTTTTATCTTATAAATACATTTGCTTACTTATTTAATTCTTCAAGTGGATTTATAACGGATTGGTTTACCTTTCCTAAAGAACTAGGAGAATTTTTAACGAAACCTTGGTCGATTGTTACGTATGCTTTTTTACATAGTGGATTTTGGCATATAGCATCGAATATGATCATCTTATACTTTTCTGGAAAATATTTCGTTTCCTATCTTACGGGAAAACGTGTGTTGACTGTTTATTTTTTAGGTGCAATTATGGGAGCTATATTTTATATGATTTCATATAATTTATTTCCTGTATTTTCTGAAGTAGGTAGTTCTGTGTTACTTGGAGCTTCTGCATCAGTAATGGCTATTCTAATAGCTACAGCGGCTTATATACCGCATATGTCCGTTAGGTTAATGTTTATTGGTAGTGTTAAGTTTTGGTGGATTGCAGCGTTTTTTGTGCTATTAGATATTATTCAAATACCTTCTGGGAATGCAGGTGGACATATAGCGCATTTGGGTGGAGCTTTATTTGGTTATTTGTACGCTGTGCAACTTAAAAAAGGAAATGATATAGGAAGTGGTTTTGAGAAGTTTATGGATGCTATGGTAAGTATGTTTAAACCTAAAAAGAAGAGTCCTTTAAAAACTGTTCATAAAGCTAAGAAATCTAAAAATACTGTTTCTAAAAAGCCTGGTGCACCCAAAATTAAGAACCCCAATCAAGCCGAAATAGACGCGATATTGGATAAAATAAGTAAAAGTGGTTACGATAGCCTAACCAAACAGGAAAAAGACTTTTTGTTTAAGGCGGGCAAAGATTAGGTATGAGAAAGCTGATAAATAAGATAGTATTCTTTATCAATTCATTGGTAGCTTTTGCCTTATTGATGTCTTATTTATTACCCTATGTTTCTCCTCAAACATTTCCTTTATTATCTGTATTAAGTCTTGCAGTTCCTATATTAATTGTTGTTAATGCATTATTTCTGCTATATTGGGCTGTCCTTCTTAAGCGTAAAATGTTATTGTCATTGATCGTATTGGTTTTAGGAATATCTCATGTAACATCTTTATATAAGTTAAGTGGGAAATCATCAGATAATACAGATAAAACACTTTCCTTACTTAGTTATAATGTACACGCATTTAATCGATTTAAATGGATTGATTCGGATCAAATACCAAAAGAGATTTCAGAATTAGTAAAAACCGAAAATCCTGATATTTTCTGTGCGCAGGAATTTTATAATAATCCTGATATAGATTTTACACAATATGATTATAAATATGATTATTTTCATCATCGCAGTAAAGAACTAGCATTAGTTATATTTTCTAAATTCCCTTTTATAAACAAAGGTTCATTAAGTTTTGAAAAAACCGCTAATAATGTCATTTTCGCTGACATTGTTGCAGATGAAGATACAGTGAGAGTTTATAATGTTCATTTGCAATCTCACGGTATTAGTACTAAAACAGATGATCTGGCTAAAGCAGATTCTCAAAAGTTATTAAAACGTATCCAGACTTCTTTTAAAAAACAACAAAGTCAAGCAGAGCAACTTATTGATCATATGAAGTCATCACCATATAGAAATATTGTAATGGGTGATTTTAACAATACGGCATATTCTTATATCTATGATAAAATAAAGTCAGAAGATTTGCAAGATACTTTTAAAGAAGCGGGTAAAGGTTTTGGGAAAACCTTTAATTTTGAGTTATTTCCAGCTAGAATTGATTTTATTTTAGTTTCAGATGAGACAGAAGTAATTGGTTTTAAGAGCTATGATGTGGAGCTCTCGGATCATTATCCAATATCTTCTAGAATCAAGCTTTGATCTATTGATTTTCTAATCTTATAGCGTTATTAGCCATCTTTTTTTCCCAATCGTCTGCAAAAACAGCATGACCATTTTCAATCATTGATTTCATTATTGTTTTAACAGCTTCTTGTATTTGTGGCGGGAAATTATAGAACTTTTTATTTATTTTGGTAGTTCTCCCATCAGGAATTTCGCTATTCTGGTGTTTGATAGTCACTCTGCTTTTTTTATTATAAGCAATGATTCTTACCCTGCCATCTTCGTATTTACTCGGAGTAATTGTGCCGTAAACGATTATAGGATCTATTACACCATCTCCATCAAAATCTGATAGTCGCGAATATTGATTCCAGAAACCAACTGATGCCTCCCAATCTTTATCTATTTCGCCTTTGATAGTTGATCTTTTTTTGAATTGATTTTTTTCTACTCGTAAGTTTACTCCATATATATTATCATATAAAGTATCTTTTTCTTCGTTTATTATTTTTTTATGATCCGTAAGTAGTAGGTAATATTCACCAGAATCATCTTTATAATTATATGCTTGATATAATGGATAGGAAAGACCTAATTGAATCTGTCTTCTGTTAGAGAAAACGGCGTTCATTTCTTTTTTGGTAAGTTTTTTAGCTAAAGCAGTGTCTACAGGTATTGTAGCGTGTTTTTCTATTGGTAATGCGTTATTTTTTTTTGTTTGCGCATTAGAATCTTCTTTGGGATCTTTGGTTTGTTTACCACAAGAAAAAAATGTAAGAATAACGATAGAAAGTAGAAGTTTATTCATAGATATATGGTTTATAAATAACGTTAGGGGGCTTATTTATGTACTAAATTTAAAAAATATTTTCTAAATAGAAGATCTATATCATTAAACAATCAATAGAGTCAGTAAGAATGTGCCAAAGCAATGCCATTCCAATAATTCTTGTTTTTTTAGGAATTAGTGTTAAAAAGTACAAAGTAATTGCGGGTAAACTATGTAAGAAATGAAACCCAATACTACACCTGTTTGGATCGAAAATAGGATTTGCTATTAAATGATCTAAATCAATTAACATTGCTCCTAAAAAAATAAGATATACTTTTTTCCATTGTTTAGGGAATAGTATAAAAGCAATACCAAGTGGTATAAGAAAATGAAATCCGTAATGTACTAATGTGCGAAACATTAAAAAATTTGTTGTTCTTCTAAGTAAGTAAGAGCATTCGTTCCCTCATTGAATAAGAGATCTAAAATAGAAAGGTT
This genomic interval carries:
- a CDS encoding tol-pal system YbgF family protein, producing MATYKKRGYKPKNKAEEVEQLEDNSTTAEVFNTLDEGASRTEEWVAANQKYIFIIVGAIAAVVLGYLGYQKYIQEPKELEASNEMFKAQQYFDNAVNGNTTVSDSLYTLALNGGEGKYGFLEIIENYGGTKAANLANYYAGFSYLNMKKYQEAIDHLDKFKSDDEMLGPLALGGIGDAFAQLDQMGEALSYYERAAKAKNNEFTTPKFLLKAAVTAISLGKPELAVTYLERIKEEFSKSVEANQADVHLGRAQGMLK
- a CDS encoding rhomboid family intramembrane serine protease, with amino-acid sequence MGRITDTVKTLLIINVIFFIGALTLGDAAFRLFALWFPKNDNFQIWQIITHMFMHSQSTFTHILFNMFMLYMFGSHLENSVGQKKFLFLYFSSGLGAAGLQILFTYIQFLPGYQAYQEAGFTVLEIKEFLNNTLATGKYTVYPNIPQEVTEQMIGSYLTPMVGASGAISGVIVAFAVLYPNLPLYLMFIPVPIKAKYMVAGYFALDLFGGITGQSIYGATNVAHWAHIGGAVIGFITMWYWKKNSFNQNRWN
- a CDS encoding M949_RS01915 family surface polysaccharide biosynthesis protein, coding for MNKLLLSIVILTFFSCGKQTKDPKEDSNAQTKKNNALPIEKHATIPVDTALAKKLTKKEMNAVFSNRRQIQLGLSYPLYQAYNYKDDSGEYYLLLTDHKKIINEEKDTLYDNIYGVNLRVEKNQFKKRSTIKGEIDKDWEASVGFWNQYSRLSDFDGDGVIDPIIVYGTITPSKYEDGRVRIIAYNKKSRVTIKHQNSEIPDGRTTKINKKFYNFPPQIQEAVKTIMKSMIENGHAVFADDWEKKMANNAIRLENQ
- a CDS encoding endonuclease/exonuclease/phosphatase family protein — its product is MRKLINKIVFFINSLVAFALLMSYLLPYVSPQTFPLLSVLSLAVPILIVVNALFLLYWAVLLKRKMLLSLIVLVLGISHVTSLYKLSGKSSDNTDKTLSLLSYNVHAFNRFKWIDSDQIPKEISELVKTENPDIFCAQEFYNNPDIDFTQYDYKYDYFHHRSKELALVIFSKFPFINKGSLSFEKTANNVIFADIVADEDTVRVYNVHLQSHGISTKTDDLAKADSQKLLKRIQTSFKKQQSQAEQLIDHMKSSPYRNIVMGDFNNTAYSYIYDKIKSEDLQDTFKEAGKGFGKTFNFELFPARIDFILVSDETEVIGFKSYDVELSDHYPISSRIKL
- a CDS encoding rhomboid family intramembrane serine protease; translated protein: MSQIDDLKLKFRSFSIIEKLITINVVVFVSFYLINTFAYLFNSSSGFITDWFTFPKELGEFLTKPWSIVTYAFLHSGFWHIASNMIILYFSGKYFVSYLTGKRVLTVYFLGAIMGAIFYMISYNLFPVFSEVGSSVLLGASASVMAILIATAAYIPHMSVRLMFIGSVKFWWIAAFFVLLDIIQIPSGNAGGHIAHLGGALFGYLYAVQLKKGNDIGSGFEKFMDAMVSMFKPKKKSPLKTVHKAKKSKNTVSKKPGAPKIKNPNQAEIDAILDKISKSGYDSLTKQEKDFLFKAGKD
- the mutL gene encoding DNA mismatch repair endonuclease MutL; this translates as MSDIIQLLPDHVANQIAAGEVVQRPASVVKELLENAIDAKAAHIKLIIKEAGKTLIQVIDDGVGMSVTDARLSFERHATSKIKSAEDLFQLNTKGFRGEALASIAAIAHVELKTKQENDEVGTEIKIEGSEVTSQEVCVTSKGTSICVKNLFYNIPARRNFLKSNTVELRHIIDEFHRVAMVHPDIKFDMYHNGSEVFSLPAANHRQRIVHIFGGKTNEKLVPIDEETDLVSITGFVCKPEYAKRTRGEQFFFVNNRFIKSAYLNHGVNSAFEGLLKEKTHPSYFIYLTVDPTSIDINIHPTKTEIKFDDEHALYAMLRSTIKHSLGQFNVAPVLDFNRDSSMDTPYEYKSKMAQTPTIEVDRSFNPFKEDKKEDSSFSSTKNYNNFKKESAGSWENLYAGLDTTEIPSKQTESEFSSIQFESSEVTGSLFDEAQETELEHNTTYQLRRKYIITTIKSGMVIIHQNRAHQRVLYEEVLRNITMASAVSQQLLFPLKLSFSKQEIQLLKEVQEQLENTGFVFGEITDGEVSISGIPTVTTESEVSVLLEKLISDIEQEVPDSGFSLTDLLARSISGSIAVRTGVNLGKEQLQHIVNSLFACTEPTITPDNKPTFITLTVDDIDKKF
- a CDS encoding DUF6122 family protein, producing MFRTLVHYGFHFLIPLGIAFILFPKQWKKVYLIFLGAMLIDLDHLIANPIFDPNRCSIGFHFLHSLPAITLYFLTLIPKKTRIIGMALLWHILTDSIDCLMI
- the ribH gene encoding 6,7-dimethyl-8-ribityllumazine synthase, giving the protein MATENKNLSQYDKTTIPNSKNFRFGIVVSEWNETITEGLFQGAFDALIDCGAIKDNIVRWNVPGSFELIYGCKKMQESYDMLDAVIAIGSVIQGETKHFDFVCDGVTQGIKDLNIQNDIPVIFCVLTDNNMQQSIDRSGGKHGNKGTEAAIAAIKMAQLRKDAKF